The proteins below come from a single Gavia stellata isolate bGavSte3 chromosome 8, bGavSte3.hap2, whole genome shotgun sequence genomic window:
- the ZNF804A gene encoding zinc finger protein 804A, with the protein MECYYIVISSAHLSNGHFRNIKGVFRGPLSKNGNKTLDYAEKKNTIAKALEDLKANFYCELCDKQYYKHQEFDNHINSYDHAHKQRLKELKQREFARNVASKSRKDERKQEKALQRLHKLAELRKETTCAPGSGPMFKSTTVTVRDHCNDIPQSAAIDCADKQDFSCTLMHDAQNCKDIASVISSTPGNACSNKSDANKCGGQVQGAQGHRVGFSFAFPKKAAVKLESSAAVFYEYNDETSVEHGFSRRSRFVPGACNPQSPSAAEIVLCPEEKHNCFHPLVEKCMDTAEAPEAQESKELASEERVLESPVLTPAVSYSKQLVSSDMDGYGIDVSAADLSDQMLPAVVDSAQVLPLDCSGYELRANRALAQAVVEDCLSLQDVVEENDKDRNSDSSTTETEIKKLGADPLVPSPSEEGSSGAPQRKPDMWKRPSEPFVPVLSKHGSNILQWPSEMLIYTSTDPSISYSCNPLYFDFKSSRASDSQEKPKHQPAIPHLDHKTESNHSLVSDFTNKPTSECCDYETEMNKNVCNYTIPLISDVSVIRNCDLAKNQNKVSLDESFRIRKIDKYHVSKNHLRQNTVIDEKYNKVWIKESHEKWLHKSRKRKRRRKLCHCHHHHCGDTTSAEMEMSSVTEKEISYRDENKYHHLQNNPEKCRHDVGNIWLATGEIQQSRQKLGIENGHKRVMSASDHVHGDKGWCDAWSAKNSSQHHGCKQPHRKSKASSRRQAKQLALSSRRHSLRYSKTCCSCKVRRSSCSPEHKCLGHCSEEKSPSQNQSIKRGYNVLREEPEKSHRKRRQHTYSSSSDESSYGQTLSAEEYLRQARTLGTHHKAKGKRRRRKTRIHHIFLDRNGRSETCRPSKENSANPMLNILGDFLTQDSLDKTNVDPKADHAKDTDETMQLEESKSSLETDSLHVLENDKLTACAAMESAPSKFSDIITGSAASVPEHSAPAAASMHDVLQGEKKKENVNSCENQAHYKFPLSNRHLEQAPPKSYLCHYELAESLPHEKISEVASEWVQCNPGIFSSPPPLPFKEAHINSHTFLTTDQLIAPFTLPDQTLIFPPDNHEKFKDLPSEAYQQIMPQNMLANKVKFTFPSPVIQPPNSPLQPLPLQPPLCSTSVTTIHHTVLQQHAAAAASTLKVLQPHQQFLSQVPALSRAPLPHLPVGPRLCPGGHAAFVAPPHLPLLPPSVLHPTQLAFPPLPHTVFPSLLSPHPAVIPLQPLF; encoded by the exons AGACTGAAGGAACTGAAACAGAGGGAGTTTGCTCGAAACGTAGCATCTAAGTCACGAAAAGATgagaggaaacaggaaaaagccCTTCAACGTTTGCACAAGCTAGCTGAGCTAAGGAAAGAGACAACGTG TGCTCCTGGAAGCGGCCCTATGTTCAAATCCACTACAGTGACTGTGCGAGATCATTGCAATGATATCCCACAAAGCGCTGCCATAGATTGTGCCGACAAACAGGATTTCAGCTGTACGTTAATGCATGATGCGCAGAACTGTAAAGACATCGCTTCAGTTATTTCTTCCACTCCTGGAAATGCATGTAGTAATAAATCCGATGCTAACAAATGTGGAGGTCAGGTTCAAGGAGCTCAAGGACATAGAGTTGGgttctcttttgcttttcctaagaaagcagcagtcaaACTGGAgtcttcagctgctgttttctatGAATATAATGACGAAACATCTGTGGAGCATGGATTTAGCAGAAGAAGTAGGTTTGTTCCAGGAGCATGTAACCCTCAGtctccttcagcagcagaaatagTCCTGTGCCCTGAGGAGAAACATAACTGTTTTCACCCACTGGTGGAAAAATGCATGGACACAGCAGAAGCTCCTGAAGCTCAGGAGTCAAAAGAGCTGGCCAGTGAAGAAAGGGTGCTAGAAAGTCCCGTATTAACTCCTGCTGTGTCCTATTCAAAGCAACTGGTGTCCTCGGACATGGATGGCTATGGTATTGATGTGAGCGCAGCAGACTTATCGGACCAAATGCTGCCCGCAGTTGTGGACAGTGCTCAGGTCCTGCCCCTGGACTGCAGTGGTTATGAGCTGCGGGCAAACAGGGCTCTTGCGCAGGCAGTTGTAGAGGATTGTTTATCTCTGCAGGATGTTGTGGAGGAAAATGATAAAGACAGGAACAGTGATTCATCCACaactgaaactgaaataaaaaagctggGGGCAGATCCGTTAGTTCCATCACCATCTGAAGAAGGTAGTAGTGGAGCCCCACAAAGAAAACCAGACATGTGGAAGAGACCTTCTGAACCCTTTGTTCCTGTTCTTAGCAAACATGGATCAAATATTCTTCAGTGGCCATCAGAAATGTTAATTTACACCAGTACAGACCCATCGATTTCTTATAGCTGTAATCCTTTATATTTTGATTTCAAGTCATCAAGAGCAAGTGACAGCCAAGAAAAGCCCAAGCATCAGCCAGCCATACCTCATTTGGACCATAAAACTGAATCCAACCATAGCTTAGTCTCAGATTTTACAAATAAACCTACTTCAGAGTGTTGTGattatgaaacagaaatgaataaaaatgtgtgCAACTATACAATACCCCTTATAAGTGATGTTTCTGTCATCAGAAATTGTGATCTtgcaaaaaatcaaaataaagtgTCCTTGGATGAGTCATTCAGGATTAGAAAAATAGACAAGTATCACGTTTCTAAAAATCACTTGCGACAAAACACTGTGATAGATGAGAAATATAACAAAGTCTGGATCAAAGAAAGCCATGAAAAATGGCTTCACAAAAGTAGAAAAcggaaaaggagaagaaaattatgtCATTGTCATCATCATCATTGTGGGGACACAACATCGGCAGAAATGGAGATGTCCTCagtgactgaaaaagaaattagttacagagatgaaaataaatatcatCACCTCCAAAATAATCCAGAGAAGTGCAGACATGATGTGGGGAATATCTGGCTAGCTACCGGTGAGATACAGCAGTCACGTCAAAAACTTGGTATTGAAAATGGTCATAAGAGAGTCATGTCTGCGTCAGATCATGTACACGGGGACAAAGGCTGGTGTGACGCTTGGAGTGCAAAAAATAGCAGCCAACACCATGGTTGTAAACAACCGcacagaaagagcaaagcaagCTCTCGGAGACAGGCAAAGCAGCTGGCTCTGAGTTCCAGGAGGCACAGCTTAAGGTACTCTAAAACATGTTGTAGCTGTAAAGTCAGGAGGTCAAGCTGTAGTCCAGAGCATAAATGTTTAGGACACTGCAGTGAGGAGAAGAGTCCGAGTCAAAACCAGTCCATAAAGAGAGGTTACAACGTTCTGAGAGAGGAACCTGAAAAATCCCACCGCAAGCGGAGGCAGCATACCTATTCCTCTTCATCGGATGAAAGCTCATACGGACAGACATTATCAGCAGAAGAATATCTTAGGCAAGCACGTACTTTAGGTACACATCATAAGGCAAAAGGGAAAcgcaggaggaggaaaactaGAATCCATCACATATTCCTTGACAGGAATGGAAGAAGTGAGACCTGCAGACCTTCCAAAGAAAATTCTGCAAATCCtatgttaaatattttgggGGACTTCTTGACTCAAGACAGTCTAGACAAAACTAACGTGGATCCCAAAGCTGATCATGCAAAAGATACGGATGAAACAATgcagctggaggaaagcaagTCATCTCTAGAAACTGATAGTTTACATGTGCTGGAAAATGACAAACTGACGGCGTGCGCAGCGATGGAGAGTGCTCCGAGTAAGTTTTCTGACATCATCACAGGTTCTGCTGCCTCTGTTCCTGAGCACagtgctccagcagctgccagcatgCATGATGTTCTGcaaggtgaaaagaaaaaagaaaatgtcaacaGTTGTGAAAATCAAGCTCATTACAAATTTCCCCTTTCCAACAGACATTTGGAACAAGCTCCTCCTAAATCCTATCTTTGCCATTATGAATTGGCTGAGTCTCTACCACATGAGAAAATCAGTGAGGTGGCCAGCGAATGGGTACAGTGTAATCCTGGCATATTTAGTAGCCCACCACCCTTGCCATTCAAAGAAGCACATATAAACAGTCATACCTTTTTAACTACCGACCAGTTAATAGCCCCCTTCACCCTGCCAGATCAGACATTGATATTCCCTCCAGATAACCACGAAAAATTCAAAGACCTCCCATCTGAGGCGTATCAGCAGATCATGCCACAAAACATGCTGGCCAACAAAGTGAAGTTCACCTTCCCTTCCCCGGTGATCCAGCCCCCGAATTCCCCGCTGCAGCCCTTACCCTTGCAGCCACCACTGTGTTCTACCTCCGTTACCACTATCCATCACACCGTCCTACAGCAGCACGCTGCCGCCGCCGCTAGTACGTTGAAAGttctccagccccaccagcagTTCCTCTCCCAGGTCCCGGCTCTTTCCAGAGCACCTTTACCTCATCTACCGGTAGGACCGAGGCTTTGCCCGGGGGGCCATGCAGCCTTCGTCGCCCCACCACAtttgccgctgctgccgccctCGGTCCTGCATCCGACCCAGCTGGCGTTTCCCCCGCTGCCGCACACCGTCTTTCCatccctgctgtccccacacCCGGCTGtcattcccctgcagcccctcttTTAG